The proteins below come from a single Maylandia zebra isolate NMK-2024a linkage group LG23, Mzebra_GT3a, whole genome shotgun sequence genomic window:
- the rcan1b gene encoding calcipressin-1 isoform X2, producing MYCGHRRRKTAAAHVKPVLGKNPTTVLFGTSRCLCSSVTLGKATVLQPRPSSSSTSLTVTALHRTLNSVIRWKRLRIGGSPVMHIKTTKCNRFCLVASVTSRELFHHSEAGFEALFRSFDSEVQFQYFKSFRRIRISFRDALAAAEARLRLHKTDFNGKEMRLYFAQSVHIGSPRLEPPKPEKQFLISPPASPPVGWEQSQDATPVINYDLLCAISKLGPGGKYELHTATPTTPSVVVHVCDDERGDSSAPDDSDQDDKPRPPRPKIIQTRRPDYTPRVEQ from the exons ATGTACTGTGGGCACCGAAGGAGAAAAACTGCTGCTGCGCATGTGAAGCCAGTGCTGGGGAAGAACCCGACCACGGTCCTGTTTGGAACATCCCGTTGTCTCTGCTCGTCCGTCACCCTGGGGAAAGCAACAGTCCTCCAACCTcgtccctcctcttcctcaacTTCATTGACTGTTACAGCATTGCATCGCACCCTGAACTCAGTTATCAGGTGGAAAAGGTTGCGGATCGGCGGGTCGCCTGTCATGCACATTAAGACCACTAAATGTAACCGGTTCTGCCTGGTGGCCTCGGTGACCAGCCGGGAATTATTTCACCACTCTGAG GCTGGCTTTGAGGCCTTGTTCCGTTCATTCGACTCGGAGGTGCAGTTCCAGTACTTCAAGTCGTTTCGGCGGATCAGGATCAGTTTCAGAGATGCTCTGGCTGCAGCGGAGGCGAGACTCCGACTACATAAGACGGACTTCAACGGCAAAGAAATGAGACTTTACTTCGCTCAG TCTGTGCACATAGGGAGTCCTCGGCTGGAGCCTCCCAAGCCAGAGAAGCAGTTCCTGATCTCGCCTCCTGCTTCCCCTCCAGTCGGCTGGGAACAGTCTCAGGACGCCACACCGGTCATCAACTATGACCTGCTTTGTGCCATCTCTAAACTGGGGCCAG gGGGGAAGTACGAGCTTCACACAGCAACACCAACCACTCCCAGCGTGGTCGTCCATGTGTGCGACGACGAACGCGGTGACAGCTCCGCACCCGATGACAGCGACCAGGATGACAAGCCCCGCCCACCACGACCAAAGATCATTCAGACTCGACGGCCTGACTACACACCTAGAGTTGAGCAGTGA
- the rcan1b gene encoding calcipressin-1 isoform X1 produces MYCGHRRRKTAAAHVKPVLGKNPTTVLFGTSRCLCSSVTLGKATVLQPRPSSSSTSLTVTALHRTLNSVIRWKRLRIGGSPVMHIKTTKCNRFCLVASVTSRELFHHSEVQAGFEALFRSFDSEVQFQYFKSFRRIRISFRDALAAAEARLRLHKTDFNGKEMRLYFAQSVHIGSPRLEPPKPEKQFLISPPASPPVGWEQSQDATPVINYDLLCAISKLGPGGKYELHTATPTTPSVVVHVCDDERGDSSAPDDSDQDDKPRPPRPKIIQTRRPDYTPRVEQ; encoded by the exons ATGTACTGTGGGCACCGAAGGAGAAAAACTGCTGCTGCGCATGTGAAGCCAGTGCTGGGGAAGAACCCGACCACGGTCCTGTTTGGAACATCCCGTTGTCTCTGCTCGTCCGTCACCCTGGGGAAAGCAACAGTCCTCCAACCTcgtccctcctcttcctcaacTTCATTGACTGTTACAGCATTGCATCGCACCCTGAACTCAGTTATCAGGTGGAAAAGGTTGCGGATCGGCGGGTCGCCTGTCATGCACATTAAGACCACTAAATGTAACCGGTTCTGCCTGGTGGCCTCGGTGACCAGCCGGGAATTATTTCACCACTCTGAGGTGCAG GCTGGCTTTGAGGCCTTGTTCCGTTCATTCGACTCGGAGGTGCAGTTCCAGTACTTCAAGTCGTTTCGGCGGATCAGGATCAGTTTCAGAGATGCTCTGGCTGCAGCGGAGGCGAGACTCCGACTACATAAGACGGACTTCAACGGCAAAGAAATGAGACTTTACTTCGCTCAG TCTGTGCACATAGGGAGTCCTCGGCTGGAGCCTCCCAAGCCAGAGAAGCAGTTCCTGATCTCGCCTCCTGCTTCCCCTCCAGTCGGCTGGGAACAGTCTCAGGACGCCACACCGGTCATCAACTATGACCTGCTTTGTGCCATCTCTAAACTGGGGCCAG gGGGGAAGTACGAGCTTCACACAGCAACACCAACCACTCCCAGCGTGGTCGTCCATGTGTGCGACGACGAACGCGGTGACAGCTCCGCACCCGATGACAGCGACCAGGATGACAAGCCCCGCCCACCACGACCAAAGATCATTCAGACTCGACGGCCTGACTACACACCTAGAGTTGAGCAGTGA